Proteins from a single region of Sebastes umbrosus isolate fSebUmb1 chromosome 8, fSebUmb1.pri, whole genome shotgun sequence:
- the paqr3a gene encoding progestin and adipoQ receptor family member 3a: MRSSYYKPQNGTNCTYSKLKASGQTTAESYGPAMPQKPQKSAQTAHYIEVGGYQYWPVLVPRGIRLYTYEQIPVFLRENPYITDGYRAYLPSRLCIKSLFILSNETVSIWSHLLGFLLFFFVGVYNMSSVLPAIGASKEDYVIYSIGLFCFQLCMLCSVGYHLFCCHRSEKASRRWMALDYAGVSIGILGCYVPGVFYTFYCNNYWRQMYLVTVLAMILAVFFAQIHPHYLSKQWKQLRSLIFCLVAGYGLIPTVHWICITGGFSSELVQAFVPRILGMYFIAALALIFYVSKVPERYFPGQLNYLGSSHQVWHLLLVLMFYWWHQSSCFIMAYRHTQPCPDASNHA, encoded by the exons ATGCGCAGTTCGTACTATAAGCCACAGAATGGAACAAACTGTACATACAGCAAACTGAAAG CTTCAGGTCAGACTACAGCAGAGTCCTACGGCCCAGCCATGCCTCAGAAACCCCAAAAGAGCGCCCAGACGGCTCACTACATCGAGGTGGGAGGGTATCAGTACTGGCCCGTGTTGGTGCCCCGAGGTATCAGACTGTACACCTACGAACAGATCCCTGTGTTTCTGAGGGAGAACCCCTACATCACAGATGGATACAGAGCCTACCTGCCCTCCAGGCTGTGCATCAAAAG CCTCTTCATTCTGTCCAATGAGACGGTGAGTATCTGGAGCCATCTGTTGGGcttcctgctcttcttcttcgtcgGCGTGTACAACATGTCCTCGGTGCTGCCGGCCATCGGCGCCTCCAAAGAGGATTACGTCATCTACTCCATTGGACTCTTCTGCTTCCAG CTGTGTATGCTGTGTTCGGTGGGTTATCACCTGTTCTGTTGCCACCGCTCGGAGAAGGCCAGCCGCCGCTGGATGGCGCTTGACTACGCGGGGGTTTCCATCGGCATCCTGGGCTGCTACGTCCCCGGAGTCTTCTACACCTTCTACTGCAATAAT TACTGGCGGCAGATGTACCTGGTGACGGTCCTGGCCATGATCCTGGCCGTCTTCTTCGCTCAGATCCACCCTCATTACCTCAGCAAGCAGTGGAAGCAGCTGCGCTCGCTCATCTTCTGCCTGGTGGCCGGATACGGCCTCATCCCCACCGTCCACTGGATCTGCATCACCGGAGGCTTCTCCTCAGAGCTCGTCCAG GCTTTTGTTCCTCGAATCCTGGGGATGTATTTCATCGCTGCATTAGCTCTCATTTTCTACGTTTCTAAAGTTCCTGAACGCTACTTCCCGG GTCAGCTGAACTACCTGGGCTCCAGTCACCAGGTGTGGCACCTGCTGCTGGTCCTGATGTTTTACTGGTGGCACCAGTCGTCGTGTTTTATCATGGCGTACAGACACACTCAGCCATGCCCCGACGCCTCCAACCACGCCTAG